A segment of the Pseudanabaena sp. BC1403 genome:
CATTTTTGATGAATATCTTCCTAAATGGAATTATAGAGCCATTCCTCAAAATAACTGAAATGCATAAGTTATTTATTTTTCATTCCTTAGTGGAAATTTCTTGATCTCCCTTGATGATGACAAAAGGCGATCACTTATTTCTTACTTTTGAACTGATCGGCTAAACTAAAACATGACATCAATCTGAGAGCATAGATTCAAAACTATGAATACAAAACTAGTAGAATCCTTAGCCCAAGTAATTGAATCTCTTGCACCAGATGAATATGCCCTATTGCAAGAAAAACTAAAATTTCGCACAATCCAGAAAACCATCGGCGTATGTGGAGGTCATGCAAGAATCCGCAATACCCGCATCCCCGTTTGGACGATCATCTCACTCCAACAACAAGGAGCCAATACATCAGAGCTTTTACGCAACTTCCCCGCCTTAACCACAGACGACTTGAGCAACGTCCGATTCTATTACACTACACATCAAGAAGAAATCGATCTCGCGATCGCCTCTCATCAATACGAGCAAGAGGAAGCGATCATTAGCTAGATTCTATTCCAACGAAAACTTTGCGATCGCCTTTTGTAGAGATTATTTATGAGATCGCTATCTTTACTGAGTTTTGCTAAACTATGACTGACTTAAGTGCGAGAACTAAAAAAATGACTACTCTAGATATAGCGATCGCAAAATCAAAAAATTACCCACTGATCAACGCAACGAAGTATTTGCGATCGCATGAGTTTTAGCAAATCATCCTACATCTTATGAAGTGAATAATAGAATCGCTGCTTTGCCTAGACTCTATATCTTTGACATTCTAGGAGACTACTCCTTTTTGATAGAGTTCAGTCAATTCACGCAAAAAATTCAAACTCTGCTTGCCAGTCATCGAGATTGGTGAAAATGTCTCCGAACTTGAGTATTTCAAGATAATATCGCGCACTTCGGCGTGATTACCAAGTTGGACAACCTTCATAGACCATAGAGCAAAATCACGATGCTCAATTTCCGAGAAATCTATCAGTTCAGCATTAACATGACGCTTATCTAGCAGAATGCGATTATAGGTTTGGCTAATCACACGCCGACTGCCCTCTAGTACCTGCAAAAACATCGAATCGCCAAAACTCAACATTCCCGTAATTCCTACTTTTTTGTTGTTGCGTTCGGACTTCTCCAAAATTTCAACCAAGTCGGGATATTCTAGTCCTGCGATCGCCTGACTAACATAGATTAAACGATAGAGAGCCATAGATTTATTCATTGCCAAGTAATGTATATAAGACTACCAAAAATCGCCAATGATTTGCAGCACACAATTGACACAAAAGAGAGTAGCAGCGTTTTGCGCTGCTACTCTCTTTTGGCTCTAGCTACTAATACCAATTCACAAAAGTGTGACAACACTTCTGTGAATTAAAAACCAAACCCTGTAAGGGTTTTAAAAACACAAAATGGCTGCGCCACTTTGTGTTTTGGTATAAGCTCTACTTTTTGATCCATACAGAAACTGAGCCACCATTGCAACAAAACTCTGCCCAGCCTTCGTCGTTGGTGGTCACAGTCTCAGCAACATGCTCCGTGATATCAGTATAGGTACTATTAGGATGACCGACATTCATCCATTTCCGTCCGTCTTCGCCGTTACTAAGTACTACCGCCATACCACCAGAATGCTCTTCATCTCCCAATCTTGTCCAACCAATCGTATTAGGATGGTCGAAATAGTCTAACTGATCGCCATAGCAATAGGTTTGCCGCGCAAAAAGGAACTTATCAAGTAACCATTGGTGGCTCTCCATCCAAATTTCGTACTCTTTACCATCTTTACCCCAATCCTTGTAATGTGCGCCGTAGTAATCACCATAAAAAATACAAGGATATCCTTCTTGCCTTAGCAAAATCAAAGCGTAGGCAAGGGGTTTAAACCAAGCCTCGACAATTGATTCTAGAGACTGCAATGGCTGAGAATCATGGTTTTCTACCAAGGTAACCGCGAGGGTTGGCTGATCTTTGACTAAGGTATTTTCAAAAATTTGGCTGAGGTCATAATCTTGCCCTGCTTGACTGGCGAGATGGAAATTTAAGTGCAAAGGTGCATCAAATAGATCGACCTTACCCTCAGTAATTGCGATGAAATTATTTAAAGCTTCTACTTCGTAAGACCAATATTCCCCCACTGCAAATAGATCCCGTTTGGCGTGATGGCGCACATGCTCTAACCATTCTGGAAAGAATCCTGCTGACACATGCTTAACCGCATCAAATCGGAAGCCATCGACATGGGTTGTGTCATAAATCCATTCTCCCCAATATTTGAGTTCCCCTTGAACCTCTGAGTTTTGCATGTCAAGGTCACAACCCATTAAATAATCAAAGTTCCCTTTTTCGAGATCAACGTCATGATCAAAGGATTTACCCTTAAGCAAATAGATAGCGTCTTCACCTTCGTTATAAACGTTGTAATCGATCGCATCAAAATGCCACCAATGCCATTCCATCGTCGAATACTTGCCCTTGCGACCCTCAAAAGTAAAGTGAGTCCAAGCTTTGATGTGTTGATATTCGCCGACCGCCTCATTCCGATTTTCCATACTAAATGGAGTCGCTTCCATTTCTTCTTCGCGATCGGCACCTAGTTTGTGATTAAACACTACATCAGCATAAACATTAATTCCCACTTTCTGCGCGGCTTTAATGGCACGAATATATTCGTCTTTAGTCCCATATTTGGTTCTGATAGAGCCTTTTTGGTCAAACTCGCCAAGATCAAATAAGTCATAAATGCCATAGCCCACATCCATGCCACCACCCGTACCTTTGTAAGCAGGTGGTAACCACAGAGACGTAATGCCAATTTTGGCTAATTCCTCGGCTTGCTCGGCTACTTGATTCCACAGACTGCCATCATCTGGTAAGTACCAGTGAAAGTACTGCATCATCACGCCATTCTGGTCAGACATAGTTGACATTCTCTATATAAAGGTTAAAAAACAAATCTAGGAATAAAGAAATTATTGCTTAATTACGAGACTGATTGAGCAATAAATATTTTGAAAAAGCTGGTGATATCCATATATGTTGACGAAACAACCTATATTAAGTTTTGTGTTGTATTTAATCAAGTTACTCATTTCACTCAATAAATCACTCATAAGGCTGCAAAAGTAAATTTGTGAAAGAAAAAAATAACGGACATTAATTATGAGTTTACAAGAAAGAGCTAAAGCCGCAGCCAAAAATATTGAAGGCAAAATTGAAGAAGCTGTAGGCAATATCACTAATGACTCTTCCAAGCAAGCTGAAGGGCAGGCAAAGCAGGTTGAAGCTGAAGTTCGCAATGCATCTGAAGATGTCAAAGATAGAGCTAAAGATGTTGCTGAAACCGTCAAAGAAAAAGCTAAGAATGTAGCTGAATCTGTAAAGAATAAGGCGAAAGATGTCAAAAATGCTATTGATTAATTCTGATTAACTAAAAAATTACGATTTAAGATTTTTGGTGTTTTAACCATCAAAAATTTATCTTTATTCTAGTATCTAGCAATATAAGGTATTCCTTACGGACTGCTTTTTCAACTAGATAAATTAAGCCCAAAACCATACATTTTTAGAGAGTAATAGGAGAACTAAAATGATTTTGCGAATTTATCGATCACTATTAAATATTGGATTAATTTCAATTCTTTCATTTACCTTCGTCTTTGGGATTGCTATTCAGAATAGTTCGGCAGAACAATCATTCACTCAACTAGTTAATCCCCCTCATACAGCGATCGCCACAATGGGGAAAATTAAAGCAACCGCCAAAGATATTGAAGGTAAAACTCAAGAAGCGATCGGCAATGTTACAGGTAATGCCAAAAATCAAATCATTGGAAAGGCAAAGCAAGCTGAAGCCGATGCTCGGAAAGCGACTGAAAATATTAAAGATGGTGTGAAATTGCCAGAACGAGTAAATGCGAGTGTCGAAAATCTAGAAGGGAAAACACAAGAAGCGTTCGGTAATTTGACAGGCGATCGCCGAGATCAAGTCACTGGCAAGGCAAAACAAATTGAATCGAAGACTCGCAATTTAATGGAAGATGCCAAAGATAAACTTAAAGGCATGTTGGAATAAGTTGAAAACTTCAATGACTAATAAATAAGGATGGAATTGTATGAATTTTCTTTGGTTTATTTTGATCGGTTTAGCTGCTGGCTGGCTAGCAGGACAACTAATGAGAGGTGGTGGATTTGGATTAGTGGGAGATATCGTTGTCGGTGTCATTGGTGCATTGCTAGGTGGTTTCTTATTTAGCACCTTTGGTGTATCTACTGGTGGCGGACTGCTGGGTAGTTTGATTGTTGCCACGATTGGCGCTGTTGTCCTCCTATTTGGGCTACGCCTGATTAAATCAGCGTAATTCTTACTTGCGATACGTCGCAATACTTGGCTTAAACAATTACTAAGAGTTTGAATTAAAAATCATGTCTGACGAAAGAGATAAAGAAATCACAAGTAGAAAAGTTACATCTAACTCTAATACTCCTTTGAGCAGATACAATACTTCTGAAGAACGCACTACTAAAGTCAAAGATGATGGTAGTTCTAACGCTGTGATTATTGTCGTCTTGCTTTTCTTGGCTGTAGGCGCAGGAGCAGTTGCATATTATCTAAACAATCGTCCAGTAGCACCGATCTTAGTCCCGAGCGCAGTGGATACTGTGAGAGAAAACAAATCAACAATAATCGAACGGAATAACACAACTATTAAAGAAGTAAGTCCTGCAACTTCGCAGCCAACTCCCAAAGTTGAGATCACTGTGCAGCCTCAGCCTGTAGCACCAGCACCAGCACCAGCAGTGACTGTAACAGCCCAACCGACCGCAACACCAGCAGCAACACCAAAAGCTGCAACTCCCTCTGCAACACCAACTACAGGTTCTCCTAATAATTAGTCGTAATACCAAAATACAAAATGGCGTAGCCATTTTATGTTTTTAAAACCCTTACTGGGTTTGGTTTTTAATTCACGAAAGTGTTGCCACACTTTTGTGAATTGGTATAATTAGTCAATCCCAATAAAAATGAGGTGGTGCAAAATACTACCTCTTTTTTATTGAGGATTAGTTTGACTGGGAATCATCACGATCGCCCAATAGGGAACTTCATCGGCAACAACTGAGGCGATCGCCTTAATCGTTTGATTGGGCATCGTGGCGCGTTCAATATATAGGGCGCGAGAAAATAATCCTAATTCTTCTAAAACTGACTTAACTTTAGCGAAATGTCTACCTAATTTGATGATGATCGCTGCATCGGCAACCGCTAGGCGATCGCGTAAAACACTAGCTTCTAAAGTTGCAGGCATGATACTTAGCACATCATTGCGATATGTAAGGGGAGCGCCCAGCATTGCCGCACTGGCAAAAGTCGAAGATATGCCTGGAATGACTTCTGTATGAAACCTGCCAGATAGAC
Coding sequences within it:
- a CDS encoding DUF433 domain-containing protein, whose translation is MNTKLVESLAQVIESLAPDEYALLQEKLKFRTIQKTIGVCGGHARIRNTRIPVWTIISLQQQGANTSELLRNFPALTTDDLSNVRFYYTTHQEEIDLAIASHQYEQEEAIIS
- a CDS encoding BLUF domain-containing protein, whose product is MALYRLIYVSQAIAGLEYPDLVEILEKSERNNKKVGITGMLSFGDSMFLQVLEGSRRVISQTYNRILLDKRHVNAELIDFSEIEHRDFALWSMKVVQLGNHAEVRDIILKYSSSETFSPISMTGKQSLNFLRELTELYQKGVVS
- a CDS encoding alpha-amylase, translating into MSDQNGVMMQYFHWYLPDDGSLWNQVAEQAEELAKIGITSLWLPPAYKGTGGGMDVGYGIYDLFDLGEFDQKGSIRTKYGTKDEYIRAIKAAQKVGINVYADVVFNHKLGADREEEMEATPFSMENRNEAVGEYQHIKAWTHFTFEGRKGKYSTMEWHWWHFDAIDYNVYNEGEDAIYLLKGKSFDHDVDLEKGNFDYLMGCDLDMQNSEVQGELKYWGEWIYDTTHVDGFRFDAVKHVSAGFFPEWLEHVRHHAKRDLFAVGEYWSYEVEALNNFIAITEGKVDLFDAPLHLNFHLASQAGQDYDLSQIFENTLVKDQPTLAVTLVENHDSQPLQSLESIVEAWFKPLAYALILLRQEGYPCIFYGDYYGAHYKDWGKDGKEYEIWMESHQWLLDKFLFARQTYCYGDQLDYFDHPNTIGWTRLGDEEHSGGMAVVLSNGEDGRKWMNVGHPNSTYTDITEHVAETVTTNDEGWAEFCCNGGSVSVWIKK
- a CDS encoding CsbD family protein yields the protein MSLQERAKAAAKNIEGKIEEAVGNITNDSSKQAEGQAKQVEAEVRNASEDVKDRAKDVAETVKEKAKNVAESVKNKAKDVKNAID
- a CDS encoding CsbD family protein; translation: MILRIYRSLLNIGLISILSFTFVFGIAIQNSSAEQSFTQLVNPPHTAIATMGKIKATAKDIEGKTQEAIGNVTGNAKNQIIGKAKQAEADARKATENIKDGVKLPERVNASVENLEGKTQEAFGNLTGDRRDQVTGKAKQIESKTRNLMEDAKDKLKGMLE
- a CDS encoding GlsB/YeaQ/YmgE family stress response membrane protein, translated to MNFLWFILIGLAAGWLAGQLMRGGGFGLVGDIVVGVIGALLGGFLFSTFGVSTGGGLLGSLIVATIGAVVLLFGLRLIKSA
- the cobI gene encoding precorrin-2 C(20)-methyltransferase — protein: MAKKGNLYGLGIGPGDPELLTIKAHRILTSVPVIAYPTMESGKVLARAIVADFIRPEQIEVPMPLPFSVERSSQPYYDIAAEKIAEHLEGGRDVAVLCEGDPMLYGSFMYIFNRLSGRFHTEVIPGISSTFASAAMLGAPLTYRNDVLSIMPATLEASVLRDRLAVADAAIIIKLGRHFAKVKSVLEELGLFSRALYIERATMPNQTIKAIASVVADEVPYWAIVMIPSQTNPQ